GCATCAATCATTTCTACGACGTTACCAACACCAGCCAATAGAACGTCCTCTGGATTTCTCTCACGATAAAATTGAAGAGCACTTAAAGACCGTGTTAGATGAGGGATGTGTTCAAGAATTGGATCCAAGATAATTCTCTTATAACCAAGGCTAATTGCTTTTTCTTTGAGTTTCTCTAAAAATTCGACTCTTTCTTTTGGATTTTCTGGGAAATATCCTCTTTTCTGATTAGTTGGAATTAAGACAACTGGTTTTTTTGTAACAAGAGCATCAACATTGCCTTCGTCCACACTTAAAAGAAGATCCACATAGTTCAACGCGTTCTCAAGTTCTTGTTCATTTAGGGAATCAAAACTTATAGGCGGGTTAAAACCATTTCCTCCTAACCTTTCTCTGATTTCTGGAATGTTTTCAATAAATTCAAGATTTTCTTCTCCACTTATCATCCCTACATCTATGATGTCGGCACCATTCTTTAGGTAATATATAGCTTTTTCTACGATTTTGTTTAGATCAAGTTTAGGTGCATCTACGATTTCTGCGACAATCCTCTGAGGAAAGTCCAATCCAACGGGTAAATTCCCTACCAAAAAATTGTATGGCTTCTTAAGAGCTTTTTCGATGTAGTTTTTATTTTTTGTTTTATTTTTTATATCCTCCACTCTTTTTAGCGCATCAATTTGAAATAGTTCATCAGCAGGAGTCTCTTTGCTTAGTTTAAAACCATTTCTAAGAGCCTCGAGTGTTTGAGGGATGTCATATGCATATTTGGGCCCTTTGAAAGTTGGGATTCCCAAGGCCTCTTCGATCTCCTGAGTAGAGCCTTTAACTAATCCTGGAACCATAATTAGGTCGTAGTTCTTTATTTTGGCCTGTTTTAGATAATTGGTTATCATTCTTGGAGTTAAAAAAGCCGCAACACTAACCGGACAAACAAAGACATCACATCCTTTTCCATAT
This genomic stretch from Thermococcus sp. EP1 harbors:
- a CDS encoding dihydropteroate synthase-like protein encodes the protein MKILLVTGKIAEPLVRQYGKGCDVFVCPVSVAAFLTPRMITNYLKQAKIKNYDLIMVPGLVKGSTQEIEEALGIPTFKGPKYAYDIPQTLEALRNGFKLSKETPADELFQIDALKRVEDIKNKTKNKNYIEKALKKPYNFLVGNLPVGLDFPQRIVAEIVDAPKLDLNKIVEKAIYYLKNGADIIDVGMISGEENLEFIENIPEIRERLGGNGFNPPISFDSLNEQELENALNYVDLLLSVDEGNVDALVTKKPVVLIPTNQKRGYFPENPKERVEFLEKLKEKAISLGYKRIILDPILEHIPHLTRSLSALQFYRERNPEDVLLAGVGNVVEMIDADSVGINAILAGIAKELNISLLLTTEVSPKCRGVVKELKRALDMMLFNMPKDLGFDLLILKEKRSEKVEYIIDSPVIKAREREIKLEDIYFRIFLKDDKIWVIAHKGTDQVLTVVGDKPNAIIDTILENFKISPRHAFYLGRELEKAKTALKLKRTYLQEGELFKEFY